The following coding sequences are from one Tolumonas lignilytica window:
- a CDS encoding PilT/PilU family type 4a pilus ATPase, with amino-acid sequence MEFLDMLIKLAFENGSDLYLSTGAVPSIKFNGVLTPIQELPMKPGEVAAIADDIMDAEQQAIFEKELEMNLALSLPKVGRFRINIFRQRNEIAIVARNIKLDIPTFEELKLPPVLLDVIMEKRGLVLFVGATGSGKSTSLAALIDHRNKNTSGHIITIEDPIEYVHPHKKSIINQREVGVDTRSFHAALKNTLRQAPDVILIGEIRDRETMEHALAFAETGHLAISTLHANNANQALDRIINFFPEERRPQLMNDLGNNLKAFVSQRLVKTIDGKRRAAVEIMLGTVTIQDMIRRGDFANIKEIMEKSTNLGMKTFDQCLFELYCEGVINEEEALRNADSVNNLKLKIKLHDEKGALEVKGEALNWELDPVKRDEPDFF; translated from the coding sequence ATGGAATTTCTGGATATGTTGATTAAGCTGGCCTTTGAGAATGGTTCGGACTTATATCTTTCAACAGGTGCGGTACCCAGTATTAAATTTAATGGTGTGCTGACACCCATTCAAGAATTGCCAATGAAACCGGGTGAGGTTGCTGCTATTGCCGACGATATTATGGATGCAGAACAACAAGCCATTTTTGAGAAAGAACTCGAAATGAATCTGGCATTATCTCTGCCCAAAGTAGGTCGTTTCCGTATCAATATTTTCCGCCAGCGTAACGAAATTGCGATCGTCGCCCGTAACATCAAATTAGATATTCCAACATTTGAGGAGTTAAAACTTCCGCCAGTGTTGCTGGATGTCATTATGGAAAAGCGCGGGTTGGTCTTATTTGTGGGCGCAACCGGTTCAGGGAAATCGACATCACTGGCAGCGCTGATTGATCACCGAAATAAAAATACCAGTGGACATATTATCACCATTGAAGACCCCATTGAGTATGTTCACCCGCATAAAAAGAGCATCATTAATCAGCGTGAAGTGGGGGTGGATACCCGCAGTTTCCATGCAGCCTTGAAAAATACACTGCGTCAGGCACCGGATGTTATTTTGATTGGGGAAATTCGTGATAGGGAAACCATGGAACATGCGCTGGCTTTTGCGGAAACCGGGCACTTGGCGATCTCGACATTGCATGCAAACAATGCCAACCAGGCGTTAGACCGTATTATTAACTTTTTTCCAGAAGAGCGTCGCCCTCAGTTGATGAACGATTTGGGTAACAATCTGAAGGCTTTTGTTTCTCAGCGCTTGGTAAAAACTATCGATGGTAAACGGCGAGCGGCCGTAGAAATCATGCTGGGCACGGTAACCATTCAGGATATGATCCGCCGGGGGGATTTCGCCAATATCAAAGAAATCATGGAGAAATCGACCAATCTGGGGATGAAAACCTTTGACCAGTGTTTGTTTGAGCTTTATTGCGAAGGTGTCATTAATGAGGAAGAGGCGCTGCGTAATGCCGATTCGGTTAACAACCTGAAACTGAAGATCAAGTTACACGATGAAAAAGGCGCTCTGGAAGTTAAAGGTGAAGCGTTGAATTGGGAGTTGGATCCCGTCAAACGCGATGAACCTGATTTTTTCTGA
- a CDS encoding cell division protein ZapC, whose product MILVPDESWRWIFDEQRQTLLLDLTDDMQFTVAIPAKQLLLKSAFTESFSLDDSSLYFHFLECLGEFPFTDPERVQIVLNAVAAVKYTKPLVSQSWYYQDVDMLSDEPALGEVFSVVTEHTYGDVMVISPGDKASLCIVIGQSIQLDTEKVLKQSAVCKMMNNKLLPYQAAVKYLSKMA is encoded by the coding sequence ATGATATTGGTTCCTGATGAGAGTTGGCGCTGGATATTTGATGAGCAGCGCCAAACTCTTTTACTCGATTTAACTGATGATATGCAGTTCACAGTGGCAATCCCTGCAAAACAATTGCTACTTAAGAGTGCTTTTACTGAATCATTTTCATTAGATGACTCTTCTCTCTATTTTCATTTTTTGGAATGCCTCGGGGAGTTTCCATTTACGGATCCTGAACGGGTCCAGATTGTTTTAAATGCGGTTGCTGCGGTTAAATACACTAAACCGTTGGTCAGTCAAAGTTGGTATTATCAGGATGTTGATATGTTGTCTGATGAACCGGCGTTGGGTGAAGTGTTCTCTGTTGTCACTGAGCATACCTATGGCGATGTCATGGTGATATCTCCAGGCGACAAAGCATCCTTGTGTATTGTTATTGGTCAATCAATTCAATTAGATACTGAAAAAGTATTGAAACAGTCTGCTGTCTGCAAAATGATGAATAATAAATTGTTGCCATATCAGGCGGCAGTTAAATATCTGTCTAAAATGGCTTAA
- a CDS encoding MATE family efflux transporter → MIHYQLEIRRLVRLAFPILLAQIAQTAMTLVDTIMAGRYSAIDLAAISVASSFWLPIVLTSQGIIMALTPIVAQLNGAQRKAEIPNAVVQGLWLTGFVLIPAALLLYYSPLLLHWMDVSSVMADKTTRYLHAMLLGLPAYLYYQVLRNYAEGLSHTIPGMCIGFAGLLLNIPLNYLFIYGKLGFPELGGVGCGFASAGAMWFMAIAMTVYVLKSAQYQECRLFQHMINVQWTSIIRIFKLGAPIALALFCEVTLFTVVALLLAPLGPEIVASHQVALNYSSLIFMLPLSLGYAVTIRVGHTMGEQQPQQAKVAVFSGLIVGLCITTLTASATILLRQWIATQYTDDPSVIALAAHLIIFAAVYQFSDTVQAISSGALRGFKDTRIIFMITLLAYWMIGVPTGIVLGLTDWLVPRMGPQGFWIGIILGLTTAATLLAIRLRKTLQKTLRPLALSQ, encoded by the coding sequence GTGATTCATTACCAGTTGGAAATCCGCCGTCTTGTCCGGTTGGCCTTCCCTATTCTTCTTGCGCAAATCGCCCAAACCGCCATGACACTGGTCGACACGATTATGGCTGGTCGATATAGCGCCATTGACTTAGCGGCCATTTCTGTCGCCAGTAGTTTCTGGTTGCCCATCGTCTTGACCAGCCAAGGCATCATCATGGCGTTAACCCCGATTGTTGCTCAACTCAATGGGGCACAAAGAAAGGCGGAAATCCCCAATGCTGTCGTTCAGGGTTTATGGTTAACCGGGTTCGTGTTAATTCCCGCCGCATTGCTTCTTTATTACAGCCCGTTATTGCTTCATTGGATGGATGTATCCAGCGTGATGGCTGATAAAACAACACGCTATTTACACGCCATGCTACTTGGGCTACCGGCCTATTTGTATTATCAGGTATTACGTAATTATGCCGAAGGGCTATCACATACCATTCCCGGTATGTGCATCGGATTTGCAGGTCTCCTACTCAACATTCCATTAAATTATCTCTTTATTTACGGAAAATTGGGCTTCCCTGAATTAGGCGGTGTAGGTTGCGGTTTTGCATCTGCCGGTGCCATGTGGTTTATGGCGATTGCGATGACAGTTTATGTTTTGAAATCAGCCCAATACCAAGAATGCCGATTATTCCAACATATGATTAATGTGCAATGGACGAGCATTATCAGGATATTTAAATTGGGCGCTCCCATCGCCTTGGCGCTATTTTGTGAGGTAACCCTTTTTACTGTAGTAGCCTTATTACTGGCACCACTAGGGCCGGAAATTGTCGCCAGTCATCAGGTCGCGCTCAATTATTCTTCACTGATTTTTATGCTTCCGCTTTCACTGGGATATGCTGTTACTATTCGCGTTGGCCACACCATGGGAGAACAGCAGCCACAGCAAGCTAAAGTAGCTGTATTCAGTGGGCTCATTGTTGGCCTGTGCATCACCACACTGACAGCGTCAGCAACCATCCTGTTGCGACAATGGATTGCAACCCAATATACCGATGACCCATCCGTCATTGCATTAGCAGCTCATCTCATTATTTTTGCCGCTGTCTATCAATTTTCTGACACCGTACAAGCTATCTCATCGGGCGCATTGCGTGGTTTTAAAGATACCCGGATCATTTTCATGATCACCTTACTGGCATATTGGATGATTGGCGTACCAACAGGTATTGTGCTTGGCCTTACCGACTGGTTAGTTCCGCGAATGGGGCCTCAGGGGTTTTGGATCGGTATTATTTTGGGGCTTACAACCGCTGCAACGTTATTAGCCATACGTTTAAGAAAGACCTTACAAAAAACGCTCAGGCCGCTTGCACTTTCACAATAA
- a CDS encoding DUF2835 family protein, with translation MNVFMIYTFRIDISSDDVLKFYQGTLEAISVVSEQGARLQFPFYHLRPFISKIGIKGRFRMVIDTDNRISVIEQIS, from the coding sequence ATGAATGTTTTTATGATTTATACATTCCGTATTGATATCTCTTCGGATGATGTTTTGAAGTTCTATCAGGGAACCTTGGAAGCTATTTCTGTCGTTTCAGAACAGGGGGCTCGACTGCAGTTCCCTTTTTACCATTTACGGCCATTTATTTCGAAAATTGGAATAAAAGGACGTTTCCGAATGGTGATCGATACAGACAATCGAATTTCTGTAATAGAACAGATAAGTTAA
- the pyrD gene encoding quinone-dependent dihydroorotate dehydrogenase has translation MFYYPLARHFLFKLDPEVAHELSIHQLAWMGGTPFELFFRNKLPSRPVEVMGLKFDNPVGLAAGLDKDGDAIDAFGAMGFGFIEVGTVTPRPQPGNDKPRIFRVIPAQGIINRMGFNNKGVDNLIENVKKSHYKGILGINIGKNKDTPIENGKDDYLICMDKVYAYAGYIAVNISSPNTPNLRQLQYGEALDDLLKALKERQKELAEKHNKYVPLAVKIAPDLSSEELKQVAESLLRYEIDGVIATNTTLDRTLIHDMPHAAETGGLSGRPLQNKSTEIIRSLHEYLKGQIPIIGVGGIDSAMAAREKMQAGAQLVQIYSGFIYHGPDLVKNIVNNI, from the coding sequence ATGTTTTATTACCCGTTAGCTCGCCATTTTTTATTCAAACTTGATCCGGAAGTTGCTCATGAATTAAGTATCCATCAATTAGCATGGATGGGCGGAACGCCCTTTGAATTGTTTTTCCGGAATAAATTACCGTCACGCCCTGTTGAAGTGATGGGGCTTAAGTTTGATAACCCTGTTGGGTTGGCGGCTGGGTTAGATAAAGATGGCGATGCTATCGACGCATTCGGTGCAATGGGATTTGGTTTCATCGAAGTCGGCACTGTCACACCGCGTCCACAGCCGGGAAATGATAAGCCGCGTATTTTTCGCGTCATTCCTGCGCAAGGTATTATTAATCGGATGGGTTTTAATAATAAAGGCGTTGATAATCTGATCGAAAATGTCAAAAAGAGCCACTATAAAGGTATTCTTGGCATTAATATTGGTAAAAATAAAGATACGCCCATAGAAAATGGGAAAGATGATTATTTGATCTGTATGGATAAAGTCTATGCCTATGCAGGTTATATTGCGGTAAATATTTCATCACCTAATACCCCTAATTTACGCCAGTTGCAGTATGGTGAAGCATTAGATGATTTATTAAAGGCGTTGAAAGAGCGCCAAAAAGAACTGGCGGAAAAACATAATAAATATGTACCGCTGGCAGTCAAAATTGCCCCAGACCTCTCGTCGGAGGAATTAAAACAAGTTGCAGAATCATTATTGCGGTATGAGATCGATGGTGTGATTGCGACCAATACGACACTGGATCGTACATTGATCCACGATATGCCTCATGCGGCAGAAACAGGCGGTTTAAGTGGTCGTCCTTTGCAAAATAAGAGCACGGAAATTATCCGTTCACTGCATGAATATTTGAAAGGGCAAATTCCGATTATCGGTGTGGGTGGCATTGACTCTGCAATGGCGGCCAGAGAAAAAATGCAAGCAGGTGCCCAATTAGTCCAAATTTATTCCGGATTTATTTATCACGGACCTGATTTGGTAAAAAACATTGTAAATAACATCTGA
- the uvrY gene encoding UvrY/SirA/GacA family response regulator transcription factor, producing the protein MISVFLVDDHELVRTGIRRILEDVRGLKVVGEAVSGEQAVQWLRENRADVVLMDMNMPGIGGLEATKKILRFNPDIKIIVLTVQTETPFPLKVMQAGAVGYLTKCSAPDEMIQAIRSVNSGQRYISPEIAQQIALSQVCTPTTDNPFKTLSDREMQITMMITKGNKVQDIAERLNLSPKTVNSYRYRLFEKLNINGDVELTRMAIRYGILDAETL; encoded by the coding sequence TTGATTAGTGTATTTCTGGTGGATGATCATGAGCTGGTACGCACAGGCATTCGCCGCATACTTGAAGATGTTCGGGGTCTGAAAGTAGTTGGTGAGGCAGTGAGTGGGGAACAAGCAGTTCAATGGTTGAGAGAAAACCGCGCTGATGTTGTCCTGATGGACATGAACATGCCTGGTATTGGTGGCCTAGAAGCAACAAAAAAAATATTACGCTTTAATCCCGACATAAAAATTATTGTATTAACTGTACAAACAGAAACTCCCTTCCCTCTTAAAGTTATGCAAGCGGGTGCCGTTGGTTATTTAACCAAATGTTCAGCACCGGACGAAATGATCCAGGCAATTCGCTCCGTCAATTCGGGACAACGTTACATATCTCCGGAAATTGCACAGCAAATAGCCTTGAGCCAAGTCTGCACACCGACGACGGACAATCCATTTAAAACCCTTTCTGATCGCGAAATGCAAATTACCATGATGATCACCAAGGGGAATAAAGTTCAGGACATTGCAGAACGTCTCAATTTAAGCCCTAAAACAGTCAACAGCTACCGATATCGTCTTTTTGAAAAGCTGAACATTAATGGTGATGTTGAGTTAACCAGAATGGCAATCCGTTATGGAATTTTGGACGCGGAAACCTTGTAA
- a CDS encoding fructosamine kinase family protein, which produces MWQSITMQISECMDAPFTIEKRQLLLHTQDSNYYRITDLKQAISFIVRVTPKSMATKFDIVTRNLALMSDWLLSPPIILYGSTADQCFSVFKPFDVDECLPLPNEWYELGKQFARMHQNCQQGMYGWEEDTFIFQQIQPNRWQKNWASFFSEQRIGWQLQLHQEKGKNLINISDLTSVIHRLLHHHHPEPCLLHGQLVPENILVTSTGLFLPDNACYCGDREVDLAWLMTFSTGYDDFLRGYTEIWPLPPDYEIRQQIYALYPLLVQLHYSPALEARVHNHIALILAI; this is translated from the coding sequence ATGTGGCAATCCATTACAATGCAAATCTCCGAATGTATGGACGCTCCATTTACTATCGAAAAACGGCAGTTATTGCTACATACTCAGGATTCTAATTACTATCGGATCACCGACCTGAAACAAGCGATCTCCTTCATCGTTCGGGTCACACCCAAATCTATGGCCACAAAATTTGACATCGTGACCCGGAATTTGGCATTGATGTCAGATTGGTTGCTTTCACCACCCATCATTCTTTATGGTTCAACAGCAGATCAGTGCTTTTCCGTCTTTAAGCCGTTTGACGTTGACGAATGTTTACCCTTACCCAATGAGTGGTACGAATTAGGTAAACAATTTGCCCGAATGCATCAAAATTGCCAGCAGGGTATGTATGGCTGGGAAGAAGACACCTTCATATTTCAACAGATCCAGCCTAATCGCTGGCAAAAAAACTGGGCCTCTTTTTTCTCTGAACAACGGATCGGTTGGCAATTACAACTACATCAGGAAAAGGGAAAAAACCTCATTAATATTTCTGATCTCACCAGTGTCATCCATCGCCTGTTACATCACCACCACCCAGAACCATGCCTGTTGCATGGTCAGTTAGTGCCGGAAAATATTCTGGTTACCAGTACCGGTTTATTTTTGCCAGACAATGCCTGTTATTGTGGTGACCGCGAGGTAGATCTGGCTTGGCTGATGACATTTAGCACCGGCTATGACGATTTTTTACGCGGATATACCGAAATATGGCCATTACCTCCAGACTATGAAATCCGACAGCAAATATATGCACTCTATCCGTTATTAGTGCAGTTACATTATTCACCGGCACTTGAAGCGAGGGTTCACAACCATATTGCGCTAATTTTAGCCATCTGA
- a CDS encoding YaeP family protein encodes MKHLAYCEKIREVYSQIGSGDQGYMPKAISVVLKTLDDIAQNPDLPEDVRNKAAFAAANLLISDYSEDA; translated from the coding sequence ATGAAACACCTCGCCTACTGCGAAAAAATCAGGGAGGTTTACAGTCAAATCGGGAGTGGTGATCAAGGCTATATGCCTAAAGCAATCAGTGTCGTACTGAAAACGCTTGATGACATCGCTCAAAATCCAGATTTGCCTGAAGACGTCCGCAATAAAGCTGCATTTGCCGCAGCAAATCTACTCATCAGTGATTACTCTGAAGACGCCTGA
- the uvrC gene encoding excinuclease ABC subunit UvrC, whose translation MLSEFDYRRFLKVVTEQPGVYRMLDNTGCIIYVGKAKNLKKRLSSYFRTNVDSAKTRALVSNIADIQVTVTLTETEALILEHNLIKQHRPKYNILLRDDKSYPYIFLSSHTHPRLSLHRGTRKLKGEYFGPYPSGYAVKESLHAIQKIFPIRQCEDSFYANRSRPCLLYQLKRCSGPCVPGLVSDEQYAEYVNLARMFLQGKDQQVITLLVDKMEKASNELRFEDAAKLRDQISNMRKIQEQQSVSGNIFDDLDIIGTAIRNGVASVHVLFIRQGKVLGSRNYFPSIPTDSDLSELLYAFVQQFYLADISGKQLPKEIILDHKLDDEDGLSDMLSQIAGVKVRITSRTRTERARYSQLATTNAETALTSKLAHKTTVEQRFRQLQEVLTLTSPIKRMECFDISHTQGEATVASCVVFDRDGPKNSDYRIFNIEGITPGDDYAAMKQALFRRFNKQQDQEKIPDILFIDGGLGQLKQAEAVISELAPLLQKQPLLIGIAKGESRKPGLETLIFGKTHAEIHLPADMPALHLIQHIRDESHRFAITGHRQRRNKKRTESLLETVPGIGAKRRQTLLKFMGGLQEVMKATPDELAKVPGISPALARVIYDTLH comes from the coding sequence ATATTATCTGAGTTTGATTATCGTAGATTTCTCAAAGTCGTGACCGAACAGCCTGGTGTCTACCGTATGTTAGACAACACAGGCTGTATTATTTATGTTGGGAAAGCCAAAAATCTTAAGAAGAGACTCTCTTCTTATTTTCGAACCAATGTAGATAGTGCTAAAACCAGAGCGTTAGTCAGCAACATTGCTGATATTCAGGTTACGGTGACGCTGACCGAAACAGAAGCACTCATTCTTGAACACAATCTGATTAAACAGCATCGTCCCAAATACAATATTCTTCTGCGCGACGATAAATCCTACCCATATATATTTTTATCATCACACACACATCCTCGACTCAGTTTGCACCGAGGCACCCGAAAACTTAAAGGTGAATATTTCGGCCCCTATCCCAGTGGTTACGCCGTCAAAGAAAGCCTGCATGCCATACAAAAAATCTTTCCGATCAGACAGTGCGAAGATTCTTTTTATGCAAACCGGTCCCGACCTTGTTTGCTTTATCAATTAAAGCGTTGTAGTGGTCCGTGCGTGCCGGGTTTGGTGAGCGATGAACAATATGCTGAGTACGTCAATCTGGCTCGCATGTTTCTGCAAGGAAAAGACCAACAAGTCATTACCTTGCTCGTGGATAAAATGGAAAAAGCCAGCAATGAACTGCGTTTTGAAGATGCCGCTAAATTACGAGATCAAATCTCAAACATGCGGAAAATTCAGGAGCAGCAGTCAGTCAGTGGCAACATATTTGACGACTTGGATATTATTGGAACTGCGATCAGAAATGGCGTAGCCAGTGTGCATGTTCTGTTTATTCGGCAAGGTAAGGTTTTAGGAAGCCGAAATTACTTTCCATCGATCCCCACCGATAGCGATCTATCTGAATTACTCTATGCTTTTGTACAACAATTCTACTTGGCTGACATCTCAGGAAAACAATTACCCAAAGAGATCATCCTTGATCATAAATTAGATGATGAAGATGGTTTATCTGACATGCTTAGCCAAATTGCGGGCGTTAAGGTAAGAATTACCAGCCGGACAAGAACAGAGCGCGCCAGATACAGCCAATTGGCAACGACCAACGCAGAAACCGCACTAACCAGTAAATTGGCACACAAAACGACGGTTGAACAACGATTCCGACAATTGCAGGAAGTATTAACACTTACTTCGCCGATAAAAAGAATGGAGTGTTTTGATATCTCCCATACGCAAGGCGAAGCCACTGTAGCCTCCTGTGTTGTATTTGATCGCGATGGCCCCAAAAACAGTGACTATAGGATCTTCAATATAGAGGGGATCACGCCAGGTGATGATTATGCCGCGATGAAACAAGCACTGTTCCGCCGATTTAACAAACAACAAGACCAGGAGAAGATCCCGGATATTTTGTTTATTGATGGCGGATTGGGTCAACTAAAACAAGCCGAAGCTGTCATTTCAGAGTTAGCACCCCTATTACAGAAACAACCGCTACTCATTGGTATAGCAAAAGGGGAATCAAGAAAGCCAGGGTTAGAAACACTCATTTTTGGGAAAACACATGCTGAGATACACCTACCGGCAGATATGCCTGCGTTACATCTAATCCAACATATTCGAGATGAATCTCATCGTTTTGCCATTACTGGGCATAGACAACGCCGGAACAAGAAAAGAACAGAAAGCTTACTCGAAACAGTGCCAGGGATCGGAGCTAAACGCCGCCAGACATTATTAAAATTTATGGGCGGATTGCAGGAAGTCATGAAAGCCACTCCCGATGAATTAGCTAAAGTTCCAGGCATAAGCCCTGCCTTAGCACGTGTTATTTATGATACCTTACATTAA
- the pepN gene encoding aminopeptidase N — protein sequence MSARGDAMTIIAKEKHRLAYQTPDFVITQIDLDILLDENHTKVIAVSQVRREGNHKNSLVLDGEELILLSVRVDKKEATYRLENNQLHIDNVPDSFELTIETEINPAANSALEGLYKSGAAFCTQCEAEGFRRITYYLDRPDVLARFTTKITANKAAYPILLSNGNRVASGDNLDGSHWVMWSDPYPKPCYLFALVAGDFDVLKDTFTTKSGRTVSLELFVDKGNLNRSQHAMNSLKKSMAWDEQRFGLEYDLDIYMVVAVDFFNMGAMENKGLNVFNSKFVLANPESATDTDYFDIERVIGHEYFHNWTGNRITCRDWFQLSLKEGLTVFRDQEFSSDLGSRTINRIRNVKIIRGPQFAEDSGPMSHPIRPDVVMEMNNFYTLTVYEKGSEVIRMLHTILGETLFQKGMALYVSRHDGQAVTCDDFVQAMQDASGIDLTLFRRWYSQSGTPVLNITDEFDAVNQQYKLTVKQHTPPTKGQADKQALHIPLSVALYNKYGEYLGEQYDQVLNVTQEQQVFVFSDVADKPVVALLQDFSAPVRLEFTYEDQDLFLLIQHSKSAFIRWDAAQTLLNKYIRLNVERFQQNKELILPPSLFSVFAELLRDQTLDKSLVAEIFRIPSESSMAELFDDIDIDAIHAVKCFIENAIATQLHELFMESYQSNKTGAYQLIQSDIAKRDLVSVCLMYLAIHGNERDQHIILSHYQSADNMTDVLAAMQAAKQGELSIFAEMMLAFEAKWKTDGLVMDNWFRLQATSPSANCLSTVKSLLTHPSFSMQNPNRLRALIGTFSAANSYRFHAIDGSGYVFLGEILAQLNKSNPQVASRLITPLLQFKRFDTVRQGLMKQELQKLAGQPDLSRDLFEKVSRALAE from the coding sequence ATTTCTGCCAGAGGTGATGCAATGACCATTATAGCGAAAGAAAAACATCGTTTAGCCTATCAAACGCCCGATTTTGTCATCACACAGATTGATTTAGATATATTGCTGGATGAAAACCACACTAAGGTGATCGCAGTCAGCCAGGTTCGCAGAGAAGGTAATCATAAGAATTCTCTGGTGCTTGATGGTGAAGAATTAATTTTGCTTTCAGTTCGAGTGGATAAAAAAGAAGCCACATATCGGCTGGAAAATAATCAACTGCATATTGATAATGTGCCTGATTCGTTTGAATTAACAATTGAAACTGAAATCAACCCGGCAGCTAACAGCGCTTTGGAAGGGCTCTATAAGTCAGGAGCCGCTTTCTGCACCCAATGCGAAGCAGAAGGCTTCAGACGTATTACGTATTACTTGGACCGGCCAGATGTATTGGCCCGGTTTACCACCAAGATCACTGCCAATAAAGCGGCATATCCCATTCTCTTATCAAATGGTAATCGCGTTGCATCTGGCGATAATTTAGATGGTTCTCACTGGGTTATGTGGAGTGATCCGTATCCGAAACCTTGCTATTTGTTTGCGCTAGTTGCCGGTGATTTTGATGTATTAAAGGATACGTTCACCACGAAAAGCGGACGTACAGTTTCGCTGGAGTTGTTTGTTGATAAAGGCAATCTAAACCGTAGTCAGCATGCAATGAACAGTTTGAAAAAATCGATGGCATGGGACGAACAACGGTTCGGACTGGAATATGACCTTGATATTTACATGGTTGTCGCCGTTGATTTTTTCAACATGGGGGCTATGGAAAATAAAGGATTAAATGTTTTCAATTCCAAATTTGTGCTCGCCAATCCTGAATCAGCCACCGATACCGATTATTTTGATATTGAACGGGTGATCGGTCATGAATATTTCCACAACTGGACTGGAAATCGTATTACTTGTCGTGACTGGTTCCAACTTAGTCTAAAAGAAGGGTTAACAGTATTCCGGGATCAGGAATTTTCTTCCGATTTAGGTTCAAGAACGATCAATCGCATACGAAATGTAAAAATTATTCGTGGCCCTCAATTTGCGGAAGATTCTGGTCCGATGTCGCATCCGATCCGACCGGATGTTGTCATGGAAATGAATAATTTCTATACATTAACGGTATATGAAAAAGGCTCGGAAGTGATCCGCATGCTGCATACCATATTGGGCGAAACCTTATTCCAGAAAGGTATGGCGCTTTATGTGTCCCGCCATGATGGTCAGGCAGTGACCTGTGATGATTTTGTGCAGGCTATGCAGGATGCATCCGGCATTGATCTCACTCTGTTCCGGCGCTGGTATTCACAATCGGGAACCCCGGTTTTAAACATCACAGACGAATTTGATGCCGTTAATCAACAATATAAGTTAACTGTTAAGCAGCATACCCCCCCAACGAAAGGCCAAGCAGATAAGCAGGCATTGCATATTCCCTTAAGTGTTGCTTTGTATAATAAATATGGCGAATATCTCGGCGAACAATATGACCAAGTGTTAAATGTCACCCAAGAGCAGCAAGTGTTTGTGTTTTCGGATGTGGCTGACAAACCGGTTGTAGCGTTGTTACAGGATTTTTCGGCACCTGTTCGTTTGGAGTTTACATATGAGGATCAAGATTTATTCCTATTAATTCAACACTCAAAGAGTGCGTTTATCCGGTGGGATGCCGCACAAACGTTGTTGAATAAATATATTCGCCTGAATGTAGAACGATTCCAGCAAAATAAAGAATTAATACTGCCACCAAGTTTATTTTCTGTGTTTGCAGAGCTTTTACGAGATCAGACATTAGATAAATCATTAGTCGCTGAAATATTCCGCATTCCTTCCGAAAGCAGTATGGCCGAGCTGTTTGATGATATCGATATAGATGCGATACATGCAGTTAAGTGCTTCATTGAAAACGCAATCGCGACGCAATTACATGAGCTGTTTATGGAGTCCTATCAGTCGAATAAAACGGGGGCGTATCAATTAATCCAGAGCGATATTGCCAAACGAGATCTTGTTTCAGTTTGTTTGATGTATCTGGCCATTCATGGCAATGAGCGTGATCAGCATATTATTCTTTCCCATTATCAGTCTGCTGATAACATGACAGATGTGTTAGCTGCTATGCAGGCGGCCAAGCAGGGCGAGTTATCCATCTTTGCAGAAATGATGCTGGCATTTGAAGCAAAATGGAAAACAGATGGCTTAGTTATGGATAATTGGTTCCGTTTGCAGGCAACATCACCATCGGCTAATTGTTTGAGTACGGTTAAATCACTACTGACACATCCATCTTTTAGTATGCAAAACCCCAATCGATTGCGTGCACTGATTGGTACATTCAGTGCGGCAAATTCATATCGTTTTCATGCTATTGATGGTTCAGGTTATGTTTTCCTGGGTGAAATTCTGGCGCAATTGAACAAGAGTAATCCTCAGGTTGCGTCTCGCCTGATTACGCCACTGTTGCAATTTAAGCGTTTTGACACAGTCCGTCAGGGACTCATGAAACAAGAGCTGCAAAAATTGGCGGGACAACCTGATTTATCACGTGATTTGTTTGAAAAAGTTTCCCGGGCATTAGCGGAGTAA